The segment GAAAGTAATGAAAGTAAAGGACAAGAAACACGACGATGTTTTTTCGAGGTATTAGAGAGTCACCACTcctcactagtcctcgttgaagCACCGGTGCAAGGATGTAGCTCCCCCTGATCCGCGCTAGGATCAAGTACTTTCTTCATCGCTCCAACGCAGTGAAttacccaaaaccgctcacaagatgAGTTGAGTCATCCACAAGCTCCACCGGATAATCACCAAGCTCCCAATCACCACTGAGCCATCTAGGTGATggtgatcaccaagagtaacaagcataaactctcacttgaccacaACAAGCCTAATGAAaaaggtggatgcacacttgctaCTCCCTATGCACTAATGAGGTCCTTAATCTTGGATTATCAAATCTCAAACACCTCACTAGGCTCTTGCACTCAAATGGTTGCTTCAGTtgaacaaatgggcaagaggGTTGTTATGGACGAGTAAAAGTTGTATTTATAGAGCCTCACTCAAAAAAACAACCATTACCCTCCATTTCAACAGCTGTCGAGGTCATCAGACGCgctgatgacatgtgtcggacGTGTCTGACGTATACAACCTGTGCGCTGAAGAAACTAGCTATTAGGACCACATCGAACTCTGACCTACGTCTGATGCTTACCCATTGGATGTGTCCGATGGCCCTAAACACCATTTGGGGGCTCTCTGTATTGCGTATGACAATAGGTCCAGCGTACGACATTGAACCCTAGCGGCCTTCGACATCGTCAACTGCTAAGCCTCTGCTGCAAACTGCTACAGTAGCAGATGTTAGCGCGTCCGACGGTGACACGTTTGTGCATCCGACGCACTCTTCTCTTTTGTTGCATATGTTGTGTGCCTGGTCGGACGCTGACACCAACGTCCCGTCGAGTGTTCGATGCAACACCAAGGCCTTCGTTCACTTCTGATTCAAACACTTTGTGAACGACTTCGATTCCAATCAATCTTAGGGCCATTTTGCAGCTCATAGTGCTAAGTTtaacaagtgtgcaccacacctaaaccattAGACTCACCTAGGTCAAGCTATCCATTTGCACCCCCATTAATACTACAGTCAAAGGTAAACAAAGTTCTAACCACTAATCCAACACGTCACTCAACTCATTCCATGTTCGGATCTAGCTGTCCCTAACCTTGTTGTCCtttctttgaaaaccgaaactatTTCCATTGATAGAAGGCATGAAAACCATATTGCTCATTGATTgacattaccatgacctaacactCTAATGTctctgcaaaacacatgttAGTTATAGTAATTAACCGTTATCATCAATCATCAAAACCCtatctaggggcctagatgcttttaGTGGCGCAAAGCAGAAAAGAAGGAAACCGCAGCATCATGTACTTGCCTTTGCACAAAGGAAGCCTTGGCATTTCAAATTCAGTGGTCGCTCTTGATGTCCAATGCGCACACACCTTTTTAAGCCGTACCTTTTCTTTActtttatatataataattgACACTCTCTCTCCACTCCAAAATAAATTACTAAGTGTCTAATTCCTACTAAAATCATCTTGAGTCGTCAAATTATGTTaaatttgaccaactttattatATTCAAAAGTAATAACATTTATGGTACCAAATAAGTATATAGTGAAGATATATTTCATGGTATAACTGGTTATACTATTTCACGTCATAAATATACTTTTCTACTCTATCATAAAATATAAGAAATTCTAAACTGTTTTCAAAATAAGAAGTTTGGCAAAAGACCATCTCACTCCTCACTAATTACAAGATGGAGAGAGTAATTAAGTTGTTACTTTCCCTAGTTATCGGCTGGCATTTTAGATGACACCTAGTTTAGGAGTATTATATTGATCCGTGAAAACAAAAAGATTGTTGTTATTATTAGGATTTTTTTTACCAAAAAATATAGCAATCAAATTATAATGTTTGAGACTTATTAACGTTACTATAGCAGGTTCTAGCTCAACTCACATCTATTgtgtaaagttttttttttcacggCCGTGCCTAAGCACATATTTCATTAAGGAAACATTACAAGCTACGCCGTTAATGGTAAGCGTCGAGCTTACCAAAGAGGAggataacaaaaaaaaaggaaaaaaaaagagaaccaAAAGAAGATACAACAAACTTAGAGCTAATTGTAAGCGCCGTGTATTGTATTAAGCAAACTGTATACTGTCAGGGCATAACCAGTACGGTGTCGTATATGACAAACTTCAGTGCAATCAATCACCAAGCAGAGTGGGATCCACGGACCACGGTAGTCTGCAATTGAAGCTTCTTGTAATATAGTATGGCAAGCAAGCATGGAATATAATAAAGAGACCATACATATCATGTTTAGATTTCAACTTTCAACTGGACGGCCAGCATGCATACAAGTCGCAAGCAATCTTATTTTCTCAGATCAGAAGATTCCGCTCGAATCATGCATGTGCACAAAGAGGATAAGGCTCCAGAGTAGGAGTATATATATTCAGACAGAAGTCGGAGCTAACCACCATAGTGATTTCTAACTGGGAGTCATCATGGACAACAGGGAATCATCCCTGTATCATATGAACTGTTGTGTGCATTACACTTTGTACTTATACCACCACCATGAATGAAGAAATCATGCTTTAATTAATAGCCCCTATCTCGGCTCTTTACCTGACTGCAATGATGAAATGGAAGGAGATATACATGGAACTACTACTACCTTATCGGATCCAGTTTGGTGTCATGGTGTGCTATTTTGGTACACTCTAGAGGAGGTACAACAGGAGGAGCGGCTGGCTGTACTCAAGACGATTGCACAATAGGCTGGTCTCCGAATGGTCCATGAAGCCAACCTCTGGCAATTTGTCGATATGCGGCTTCCGTCAAGTGAATACCATCCCAGCTCCAGTGCGTTGTAGGATCAGCACATGCGGAAGCGCCAGGCTCGCCACACTTTGCTGTTAGATTGAAGTTGTAAGGGCCCCTCCCAGGAGCGCCACAGCAGGCTCTTGGTGGTTGTTTGTAGAATCCTGCATTGAGGCAAAGATTTTAGGTTACTTAGTTGACTTGGGAAATAATCATGTCAATTGCTTGATGTACATACATATCCTGGTCCCAATTCCCAAATGCAGtatcatatatatatcttgttaTATCCTGGCCACACAAACTCTATGACAGACAGAAAATAAAGGATGGCCACGCAGCTCTTGCACCCATCATGCACAGATGACAAGGATGGAAGAATTTGTACCCATCTCTTGATGTCCAGGAAAAAAACAATGCATAAGATGGAAGATTCTCCTTCTGACATAGATGTCTCAGCAATACAGTCCCATGCTTCTTTATTTGATCCAGAATCTTGCTAAAAAATTTCTGGGGAAAAGGGATACTCCAAGATGCAATGCCTCAATGATTGGTTAACGGAGTGTTGGTTAACAGAGTTGGAATAAACAAGACATGTGAAACAAACTAAGATACAAAAAATATATGTTGGTCGCAGATGGGGTAAGGTATTAGTTCTAAGAGTAAAGTCCATcagcggtccctaaacttattcggatgtgtcatcccggtccttaaactcgcaaaatgaccgtttaggtacctaaacttgttcggttgtgtcatcctggtccctaaacttaaaaatcttccgtataggtcctcaaacttgttcatttgtgtcatcccggtccctaaacttgttttttAAGTCTTATCTGGGTGAAAACAGAACGAATCTAAAAACTATattgaaaaataattcataactttttcatataaactcaaatgaagataaactttatatcaaaattgtaggcagcaacatgatctacaactttgcagttgaaaagtttttaaattaaaatcgtttaggttcgcaaaatattttttataagtttatagattttaaaatttaaaatttaaaattaaattttataacactaaacgacttcaaataaaaaacttttcaactacaaagttgtagattgtgctgaggactataactttggtataaaatttgtcttcatttgaatccatatgaaaaagttatgaattattttttgatatagagttgttagatcgctttgttttgacccagatgagattcaaaaccaagcttagggaccgagatgacacaactgaacaactttgaggacctaaacggatgatttctaagtttagggaccgggatgacacaattgaacaagtttaaggaccgagatgacacagatgaacaagtttgaggacctaaacaATCGATTTGTGAGTTTAGAGACCGGGATGACACGACAACACAAGTTTAAGGACCGGTAGTGGACTTTACTCTAGTTCTAATGTTTGTACTTCTAGTGACAATGACTCCAAGAGAAGATGTTTTTCGACATGTCTAGGAAGTAAGAGAAAACAAAGGCCCATGGTTAACTAGCACCAATTTTTTGCAATTAACAGAGTCAAGATGTTGCCTTCAATAGTGACATTCTTTTCCGGTCGAAACTACCAATTCACTGGTACATGTACCTCCCACTTCAAAAATATGTCTATATCTTTACAGCTGCACTACTTCAGCAGCGAATGAACATGTACACCTCCCTGTTTTGCTGCACTGTACTTTAACAGTGTTTTCCTCTCACAGCatttcaacataagcatcagcaTAAGCCAAATTTCAGCGAAACGAGCACCCGCACAAGTCAAATTTTAGTTTTTTGACAATCAGTTTAAGATGCTCTCGCAAATGGTACACAAGCAACATACCGATTTTCTGTATATGTTTTGTTTCAAGATGGCCTTTTGTTCTGTGTAGCAAATAAGAACAGCCAGTTCTAACATACAGTTTGTAACATAACTCTAGCCTTAATGACTAGTCCTGCTGGAATAGGATAAGAGATGCTACATGATAAGTTAATAACTTGATTCTGATATTTGTACTTCGTACACTTAAGTATGATCTGAATTCTATTGTATCTGACTAGAACGCAAGGGTGATACTTTGACTCTGCTGTGAAGTTGAATTAAAACTATGTTGGGCAACATTAGACCTGTCTCCGACAACTAGCCATGAAAAGCTTATCCTTGGCCATATCAGATTGCTATGGCTATAATGATAACACAGATAGAAAACTGAGGAGCTCACCAAATTTCTTGGGCTGAAGTATGAACTGGATGATTGGCGTGAAGTAATCACCATAGATGATCCTCACACCAGGGTGCTTCTCTCGGAGCTTCTCAAGTGCGCGCTTGAGCATCGCATTGTGCACCCAAGAGAATGTGTTGAACCGCTTGAGGCAGCCGGTGCGCGAGCCATGCCCTTCCTTTGGGTCAGTGTACATGGTCAAGTAGACTGGAAAGCACCCCGACGGCATCACTCCGGGCACAATCAAATCCTTTGCCCCCTCGGTAACCAATTGCTGCAGGCAGGGCAGGACAGGGCACATACAAGGAATTAGAGAACAATCCACAGAAAAGCACGCCAAGTAGCATCGAAACAAAGACACAATTCTTACTTCAACTCCATCGGAGATGCCCTGAATCACATGGGGCATCAGTTTGTATGCCTCCTTGAGGTCCTTGCCGGCGAACAGCGGGGCGTTGTAGTCATTTCCACCGAATTCACCTACGATAAacaggcacttggcgaagaactCCTTGCATTCTTCAGAACCAAGGaaagggagggggggggggacaAAAGGTAACAGCGTCAAAACTATGCACCAACATTCACGAAACGAAATGGAATTTTACtttaagaaagaaagaaagaaagaaaaaaaggtaAAGAATCGGTGAATTTTGCATTCTGGGGTGGTCGGGTGTACCTTGCGCGGAGCTGCAGAGCGATGGCTTGAGGTCACGCAGCCACTGGATTTGTGTGAAGAGGGAGCCGGAGTTCCAGACGGTCTTGCCGAGCCCCCGCTTCTGGAAGAAGTCGGTGTCGAGCGCGGTGGCGCCGGTGATGGCGAAGTTGGCGCCCTGCGCGAAGCTGGCGTTCTTGGCcttggacggcggcagcagcgggAGGCCGAACTCTTGCGCTGCAGGAGCAGAGGCCCAAAAACCCATCGAATTCCGAACAGAGCCACCTCCCAagaacgcacgcacgcacgcacgcatgcgAAAGGTTAGAGAAGCCAAGAGCCGGCGAAATTTACCGATGAAATCGACGACGAGGCGGCCGTCGGAGCATCTGCCGGTGGGGTAGCCGAAGTAGGTCTGGCCGTAGGGCGGGCGCGCGGTGGCGAGGTAGTCCGGGATGCCCTCCGTGACCAGGTTGCCGGCGTCGACCAGCGAGTCCCCGAAATTGAACACCGCGTGGTacctccccgccgccgccgccgctagaAATGGGAACGCCGCGAGAACCGCGCACACCCACGTCGCCCTTCCAGTTGCTCCCCCATCTCCCGGCATGGCCTGTTCCCCGGAATTGGCGCGAGGAGTCAAGCCGAGCGGAGCACGAGGAGAAGGTGGAGAAGAAGCGCGGTTTGGCTTGGCCTTGCTTGGGGTTTGGGTTCTTGGCCGGGCTCGTGAACTGGCCTTTGCCCGTGTGGCGCTTGTCCGCTTGCTCTTGTAggccaggcaggcaggcagactGCTACGGACTGTGGAGTTCACCGGTTCGGGACCGGGGGAGCTTGGATTCTTCTTGCGCGCACCACCCCCAGCCGCAGCGGCGCGTGGTGGGCGACCGATGGGACGCCTGCTCGGTGCGGCACGCGCGtgcggaggaggtggtggtgccggtgccggtgccggtgcggctggagctggagctggagctggCCGGACGGACGCGTGGAGACGGGGGAACACGCGGACGCGAGCAGGAGCAGTGCATTGACTGCGGCCGTGGCCTGGCGGTATTCAATGCGGTTGACTGGGACGGCgagggaggagggagggagggaggcgcACGGGCGGGGAGGTGGTGGTAAATGGCGTCGGAGGCGGCGTGTCAACGTGTTCCTACTTTCGCCTCCGATTCGGGAGAGATCATCGCACTTGAGCACACAAACACGCAGCAGCTGTCCTCGATCGGACAGAAAAAATGATCAATGACATGCTCGCTTGGGCAGGGCAAATCGCCGTCATGTCTTCGCATTAACGATGATAGAGGCGTGGCGCGTGTTCACCAGGTAGTAGTAGGAGTAATACTAGTAGTGGTCACTGTGCGTGAGTTGGCAGTCTTTGGGCACGTACAACCATAGGGCTTTGATTGATTGGGTTCCAAAACTTGGCCAACCAAAAATCATGGCAAGCCAAAATTAAAGGTTTGCAAAAGTTAGAGCAAAAGatgtagaatattttttttattggaGATGTAAAATATATTTGGTTGAGTGCCATAGTAGTGAgcacttttttttcttatgaGATTGAGGAGGTTTCTAATTGCTTTGCATGATTTTGGCCATACAATTTGGTGTGCCAATTTTTTGGCAGTAAACCAATCAATAGCCAAAATTTATGGCATGTTCTCAAGTTTTGGCACCCAATCAATCAGGCCATAAATAGTCTCTTGTACGTAAATTTTTCGAGCCCAGGTACAAACAACTAAATGGATAGATCAAACTATTAGTTGTTCAAAGCTTGCATTTAGCCACGATTAAATACGAATATGACCCATCGTATACAAGTGTGTTGTTCTAGTTGATACAAAATCAGGTATAATTAATTAAGTTCAATATGATTGTGATATTTTTTTAGACTAGTAATTCTAGCAACATAATCAAACATAAGTATAATTTTTCGTAGTGTCATACTGATACGAGTAGGTTACATAATTTATGCAATTTTATTGAGctaaacatttttttaaaaaagagtaCTAATGGTTCCACAAAATAATGTATGCGAGAACCTTCAAGGTGTAACATATATTGTATCACTTTTAGGTTATGGTTCTGGTCAAAAAGaacctaacaaaatttgaattatgATTTTGGATTCCATTTTGATTTATTATCGACTTTTTAAGTTTTAGTCAATTTATCCATTCTCTGAAAAAGATAAGAAGCTAACAAAACAATTTGCATTGGAAACCGTGAAGTCTACTTAAATCTTATGATCAACTTTCACTACTCATTTTCCTGTTTATATTTCATTGCATTTTTTAACCTCGAACCCTTCACTTTTTTCTATTCTTGCAATCAACTCCTTGCAAAATTAGATCACGAACTCATGTACTCCTGAAATGGTCAAATGGTCAGTATGACCGGCCGGGACAGACCTCGCCGCCACCTTGCCGTTGGACGGTCACTCTCCCCAACTTCAACTCCTCTTCTGCGTAGACAAGGTTGGATAACGAGGCGATGGTTTGGCTCGCCTCGGCTCGTTCTAACCTTAGGATAACAAGCTAGCTCGTTATCTTAATAAGCTAAAAAATTGGTTCGGTTTGACTCGTTACAAGCTCGAGCTAGCTCGTTAAGCTTGTGAGTCTAGTATAAAAAATACATAAAATATGATATTTACATTTATCTAAACTTTCAAAATAGTAATAATACAAAAAAATATTCAATAGTCTTAAATCGAACAAAATATTTATATGAGCTAACATATCAATCATTTATAACAAGACATGAAATAATATAAATTATaatgacttttttttttgaaattgtaGCTTGTTTGGCTCGTAAGCTAGCTCGAGTTGACTCGTTATAGCTAACAAGCTAAAATCTTGATTCGGCTTGACTCGTTAGCCATGAGCCAAACGAGTTAACGAGCTTTAAAATTTTCATCTAggcttcggccttgtttagttcgcgaaaagaaAATTTTTGGGCGTATGTGACgtgtcggaagaatgtcggaaggggtttttgaaaaataataaataaataaattatatagaTCGTCTGAAAACTGCaatacaaatctattaagcctaattaatctatcattagcacatatagGTTATTGTAGCATTTatggctaatcatagactaattgggtttaaaagattcgtctcatgatttacaaccaaactgtgtaattaattttttttcgtctatatttaatgttttatgcatgtatcCAAAGATTCAATGAGATTCGAtaagatggatgaaaaatttttaggtagGAACTTTCAAGATATGCAAACCATGGGGAATAGACAGCGCCCACGAGATCCGTGCATCTGTAGTTGATTTGTCGGAGAATGGGTCAAAGTCGATGTCTCACGAAGACAACGATCCCATCCCTGCTGCTCGTGAGGCAGGTTTTTGCAAATTttcttagggccttgtttagttcctaaaaaattttgcaaaacttttcagattctccgtcacatcgaatctttagacatatgcatgaagtgttaaatatagacaaaaataaaaactaattacatagtttggtcgaaattgacgagacgaatcttttgagtctagttagtctatgattggacaatatttatcaaatacaaacgaaaaagctaccgtgtcgattttgcaaattattttggaattattagatGCCTAGGTCTTATTTAGATgcgaatttttttggatttcgctactgtagcactttcgtttgtttgtggcaaatattgtctaatcatagactaactaggatcaaaagattcgcctcacaatttacaagcaaactgtgtaattagtttttattttcgtatatatatttattgcttcatgcatgtactgcaagatttgatatgacaagaaatcttgaaaactttttggacttGGGTAGGAACAGGCCTAGACGCAGACGGCTCAAAGAGCTCCATCGTGCCCTCGGCACACCCTGACTGCATGCGAGTGTGTTTGCTTCAGCTGGGAGCTGTGAAAAAATTACTGTTAGCTTTGgactatggtcttgtttagtttcaaaattttttgcaaaacagatactgtagcactttcatttgtatttgacaaatattatccgattatggactaactaggttcaaaagattcgtctcgtcaattccgaccaaactatgcaattagtttttattttcgtctatatttaatactccatgcatgcgtctaaaaattcgatgtgatggggaatctgaaaaattttgcaaagttttttgagaactaaacaagaccgaaAAGGTACCCTGAAAACtgtttcatttttttatttgacaagaaACAGAGCTATGAGTAACCTTACAGATATTAGGGTAATATTGTTCAGAGCCTGAAATACAGGACACTGAGAACCATGTTTCTCAATAGAGCAGTAAGCCTGGAAAGGCTGAGAGGTGTCTAAACTATAAGCCAGAGCCTGTCTAGCTAATAGATCTGCTTCATTGTTGATTTCCCTGCTAATCTTGTAGGTAGAAAATGAAGAGTTTTGAGAACTAGCATTGAATTGTTGTATATAAGTCTTCATTCTCCAATTAGGGGGTGATTGCATTCCTGTTCATTAAGATATTGAAGGAGTAAAACGCTATTCGATAGAATCTGAGCTTCATGTACCTGCATACCATTAAGAACTTTGGCAGCAAGTGCTATCGCTGCTGCTTCCGCCATAATGACCGAGAAAGTGTCATTTAAGACGGCTTTTATGTGGATTCTTTGTTCCTGTTGTGTCTGCATGTTAACAATGACTATGCCCAGACCAGCTGGTCGAATGTTATGGGCAAGAGAGTCACGTTCAGTAGAGGCGTCGACATAGCATGTAATCCCTTGTAATATTTGTGGATTTTGAATATATTGAACTTGTGTTCCTGCATTGGTAGAATGGGTGTGGTGGTTACCGTGTAACTCAATTTGAGTATGAGCTTGCAGATGTACGTAAGCATGTGATGGCCGCCTGATGGACACTCCAAGCAGTCCAAGTTTTCCTGTTAAACCTGTTGTCATTTCTAGCCTTCCAAATATACCATAggagtagggccttgtttagttccgaaaaaaattcggatttcggcactgtagcattttcgtttttatttgacaaatattatccaatcatagactaattagactcaaaagattcatctcgtgatttccagacaaactgtgcaattagtttttattttcatctatatttaatgcttcatgcatgtgctctaagatttaatgtgacgggaaatcttgaaaagtttttggttttcggggcgaactaaaccaggcctagaATGGTAAAGAGCGGTCAAACCAATAGACTCGGTTGTCAGCGGTCCTACGTGATATCTACGTATGACTGTGCATAAATGTATTTTGACCCGTATTTGTGGATttggaccttgtttagttcatcctgaaaaccaaaaagttttcaagattctccgtcacatcgatcttgcggcatatgcatgaagcattaaatatagacgaaaacaaaaactaattacacagtttgtctgtaaatcgtcaGACGAATttttttgactctagttagtctatgattggacaatatttaccataaacaaacgaaagtgctacggtagcgaaatttaaaattttttaatatctaaacaaggccttgtatgAAGTTGTGATGACATCATCATAACGTTGCTGGTTTGGCTGAAACGGCCATATCCATATCCTCCTCGCGGAAGTCTTGCTGCCATTGTGTTACACCCTTGCCAGACTTCCAACCCACTAGACAGGATCTAAcgcttagagcaagtattatagtgggctgtaagctggctaaatgctgaggtggaggagagaagggaggagagagaggagaagcaggttgtaagcttacagccagcttaggcacaggaaccaagaaaccttatgagagagataagtggaccatgtattaatagtgaatagctaactactGTATGGGTAGGCTGGGAGAAGGCTGCAAAAAACCTTACAACCAGCAAGtgggctgtattattaaacttgctctcaaAGGCCTCGCGGTCACGGCGCTCGGCCCAACAAAAGATATGTCGTCCTATAATGAAAATAAATGGTAATAGTACGTGACATATTTTTTTCATATCAATACGACAGTGTTATAGCACGTGGACCTTTATTCAAATGAACCCAAACCACCCGTACCTAGAACTGGAATCCCTATTAGAATTTAGGGCAGTATAATTTTAGACATCCAAATTTAGTTCTGACAGTTGGGCTATTGATCATTGGTACTCAAATTACCCATAATACCCTATATGTTTATATACAAACTACAACGATTGTGTAGCTCTCCAAGACTGATGTTGTTTGGTacttcatcccaaattataagacatttgacttttttttatttcaagtttgattactcgttttattcaaaaaaaattttgcaaacatAATTATATTTAAGTTATTCTTGAagaatttttattaataaaccaagtcaTAACAAAAGAagtaatattttatataaatttttgaaataaaacgagtggtcaaatttggtgacaaaaaagtcaaacatcGATGGATTGAGTACTTTATTTTTTCTAGCGGTGTGGTTGATTATATAATTTTGTGTATTAAATACTGGCAAAAAAATGTCGTTTACACTGCCTTAAAATACCACGGAAATTTTGTGCACGTGGAGCATCCCGTCCACTCGCGGCCAGACGTGATGGGCTCCAATCGTGATCTTACGCCGTGTCCGGCCCGGCAGGAGCTCATCCCGAAGTCACATCTAGTCTATTGTGCCGGGCCGACACGGACACAAGGGCACAGCTTATTGggccatctctctctctctctctctctgtttaGGCTGGGCTGTGGCCTTGTGGGGTTAAATCTGGACCATTCCTTTTGGACCCAACACCCTCCTCCTCGTGAACTCCGCCGGTGGATTGTTCCAAAAGGCATTCCTGACGGTGGCAGTTTTCCAATGCCGTGGCAAATGACCCAGCATCAGTCCAAACCGTGACCACATGTTGCAGTGCAGACATCAGTTACCTTGTCCAGTTGTCCTCCAAGGACGAAAGCCAAGTACACCCTTCCAGTCATAAAAATGTTCAGATATGAGCTTGGCCTGGACAGAAATATTTCATGGCTGTCGTAAGTGA is part of the Sorghum bicolor cultivar BTx623 chromosome 10, Sorghum_bicolor_NCBIv3, whole genome shotgun sequence genome and harbors:
- the LOC8072645 gene encoding GDSL esterase/lipase At5g45910, whose protein sequence is MPGDGGATGRATWVCAVLAAFPFLAAAAAGRYHAVFNFGDSLVDAGNLVTEGIPDYLATARPPYGQTYFGYPTGRCSDGRLVVDFIAQEFGLPLLPPSKAKNASFAQGANFAITGATALDTDFFQKRGLGKTVWNSGSLFTQIQWLRDLKPSLCSSAQECKEFFAKCLFIVGEFGGNDYNAPLFAGKDLKEAYKLMPHVIQGISDGVEQLVTEGAKDLIVPGVMPSGCFPVYLTMYTDPKEGHGSRTGCLKRFNTFSWVHNAMLKRALEKLREKHPGVRIIYGDYFTPIIQFILQPKKFGFYKQPPRACCGAPGRGPYNFNLTAKCGEPGASACADPTTHWSWDGIHLTEAAYRQIARGWLHGPFGDQPIVQSS